In one window of Pseudomonas putida DNA:
- a CDS encoding symmetrical bis(5'-nucleosyl)-tetraphosphatase — MATYAVGDLQGCLQPLKCLLERVNFDPKVDRLWLVGDLVNRGPESLETLRYLYAMRESLVCVLGNHDLHLLAAWHNIERLKKSDTLREIIEAPDADQLLDWLRRQKLLHYDEARGIAMAHAGIPPQWTLGKALELAAEVEEVLRDDNRLKLYLDGMYGNEPNKWSKNLSGVERLRVITNYFTRMRFCTTDGKLDLKSKEGLDSAPKGYKPWYAHKDRRSRHVKIIFGHWAALEGNVEEPSVIALDTGCVWGGAMTLYNLDSGQYHRCDCTDEGTVRTAPEPTRINDRT, encoded by the coding sequence CTGCAAGGCTGCCTGCAACCGCTCAAGTGCTTGCTCGAACGCGTCAACTTCGATCCCAAGGTCGATCGCCTGTGGCTGGTGGGCGACCTGGTCAACCGTGGCCCGGAATCGCTCGAAACCCTGCGCTACCTGTATGCGATGCGCGAGTCGCTGGTCTGCGTGCTCGGCAACCATGACCTGCACCTGCTCGCAGCCTGGCATAACATCGAGCGCCTGAAGAAAAGTGACACCCTGCGCGAGATCATCGAGGCACCAGACGCCGATCAGTTGCTCGACTGGCTGCGCCGCCAGAAGCTGCTGCACTATGACGAGGCCCGGGGTATCGCCATGGCTCACGCCGGCATCCCGCCCCAGTGGACGCTGGGCAAGGCCCTGGAGCTGGCAGCAGAGGTGGAGGAGGTGCTGCGCGACGACAACCGCCTCAAGCTCTACCTCGACGGCATGTATGGCAATGAACCGAACAAGTGGAGCAAGAACCTCAGCGGCGTCGAGCGCCTGCGGGTCATCACCAACTATTTCACCCGCATGCGTTTCTGCACCACCGACGGCAAGCTCGACCTCAAGAGCAAGGAAGGCCTGGACAGCGCCCCCAAGGGCTACAAGCCCTGGTACGCCCACAAGGACCGTCGCTCGCGCCACGTGAAGATCATTTTCGGCCATTGGGCCGCCCTCGAAGGCAACGTCGAAGAGCCGAGCGTCATCGCCCTGGACACCGGTTGCGTATGGGGCGGCGCCATGACCCTGTACAACCTGGACAGCGGCCAATACCACCGCTGCGACTGCACCGACGAAGGCACCGTACGTACGGCACCGGAACCCACTAGAATCAACGACCGAACCTGA
- the glpE gene encoding thiosulfate sulfurtransferase GlpE, translated as MSEFKRIPPEQALALRAQGAVVVDIRDPQAFAAGHITGARHLDNHSVADFIRNADLDAPTLVVCYHGNSSQSAAAYLVGQGFSEVYSVDGGFELWRATYPAETAQGDAE; from the coding sequence ATGAGCGAATTCAAGCGCATCCCTCCGGAACAGGCCCTGGCCTTGCGTGCACAAGGTGCGGTGGTGGTCGACATTCGCGATCCCCAGGCCTTCGCTGCCGGCCATATCACCGGCGCCCGCCATCTGGATAACCATTCGGTGGCCGACTTCATCCGCAACGCCGACCTCGACGCGCCGACGCTGGTGGTCTGCTATCACGGTAACTCCAGCCAGAGTGCCGCCGCCTACCTGGTGGGCCAGGGCTTCTCTGAGGTCTACAGCGTCGACGGCGGCTTCGAGCTGTGGCGCGCTACCTATCCGGCCGAAACCGCCCAGGGCGACGCCGAATAA
- a CDS encoding PrkA family serine protein kinase, producing MSIFSHFQQRFESTRQEELSLQEYLELCKEDRSAYASAAERLLLAIGEPELIDTSSNSRLSRIFSNKVIRRYPAFADFHGMEECIDQIVSYFRHAAQGLEEKKQILYLLGPVGGGKSSLAEKLKQLMEKVPFYAIKDSPVFESPLGLFNATEDGAILEEEYGISRRYLNTIMSPWATKRLQEYGGDISKFRVVKLYPSILNQIAIAKTEPGDENNQDISALVGKVDIRKLEEFPQNDADAYSYSGALCRANQGLMEFVEMFKAPIKVLHPLLTATQEGNYNSTEGLGAIPYSGILLAHSNESEWHTFRNNKNNEAFIDRIYIVKVPYCLRVSDEIKIYDKLLVNSSLSKAHCAPDTLKMLAQFTVLSRLKEPENSNIYSKMRVYDGENLKDTDPKAKSIQEYRDAAGVDEGMNGLSTRFAFKILSKVFNFDPHEVAANPVHLLYVLEQQIEQEQFPAEVRERYLRYLKEYLAPRYIEFIGKEIQTAYLESYSEYGQNIFDRYVLYADFWIQDQEYRDPETGEILNRIALNEELEKIEKPAGISNPKDFRNEIVNFVLRARANNNGKNPSWLSYEKLRVVIEKKMFSNTEDLLPVISFNAKASKEDQQKHNDFVTRMVERGYTDKQVRLLSEWYLRVRKSQ from the coding sequence ATGAGCATTTTTAGCCACTTCCAACAACGTTTCGAGTCAACGCGCCAGGAAGAACTCTCGCTGCAGGAGTACCTCGAGCTGTGCAAAGAGGATCGCAGTGCCTACGCATCGGCCGCTGAACGGCTGTTGCTGGCCATCGGTGAGCCGGAACTGATCGACACCTCGAGCAACTCCAGACTGTCGCGGATCTTCTCCAACAAGGTGATCCGCCGGTATCCGGCCTTTGCCGACTTCCACGGCATGGAAGAGTGCATCGACCAGATCGTTTCATACTTCCGCCACGCCGCCCAAGGCCTGGAAGAGAAGAAACAGATCCTCTATCTGCTGGGCCCGGTAGGCGGCGGCAAATCGTCCCTGGCCGAGAAACTCAAGCAGCTGATGGAGAAAGTGCCGTTCTACGCCATCAAGGATTCGCCCGTATTCGAGTCGCCACTGGGCCTGTTCAACGCCACCGAAGACGGCGCCATCCTCGAAGAGGAGTACGGCATCTCGCGGCGCTACCTGAACACCATCATGTCGCCCTGGGCGACCAAGCGTCTTCAGGAATATGGCGGCGATATCAGCAAGTTCCGCGTGGTCAAGCTGTACCCTTCGATCCTCAACCAGATCGCTATCGCCAAGACCGAACCCGGCGACGAGAACAACCAGGACATTTCCGCACTGGTCGGCAAGGTGGATATCCGCAAGCTCGAGGAATTCCCGCAGAACGACGCCGACGCCTACAGCTACTCGGGCGCCCTGTGCCGGGCCAACCAGGGCCTGATGGAGTTCGTGGAGATGTTCAAGGCACCGATCAAGGTCCTGCACCCCTTGCTCACCGCCACCCAGGAAGGCAACTACAACAGCACCGAGGGCCTGGGGGCAATTCCCTATTCGGGCATCCTGCTGGCCCACTCCAACGAGTCTGAGTGGCACACCTTCCGCAACAACAAGAACAACGAGGCGTTCATCGACCGGATCTATATCGTCAAGGTGCCCTACTGCCTGCGGGTCAGCGACGAAATCAAGATTTACGACAAGCTGTTGGTCAACAGCTCGCTGTCCAAGGCCCATTGCGCGCCCGACACCCTCAAGATGCTCGCCCAGTTCACCGTGCTCTCACGCCTGAAAGAGCCGGAAAACTCGAACATCTACTCGAAAATGCGGGTATATGACGGCGAAAACCTCAAGGATACCGATCCAAAGGCCAAGTCGATCCAGGAGTATCGTGATGCCGCTGGCGTCGACGAAGGCATGAACGGCCTGTCGACCCGCTTCGCCTTCAAGATCCTCTCCAAAGTGTTCAACTTCGACCCGCACGAAGTCGCGGCCAACCCGGTGCACCTGCTTTATGTGCTCGAACAGCAGATCGAACAGGAGCAATTCCCGGCCGAGGTGCGCGAACGCTACCTGCGCTACCTCAAGGAATACCTGGCACCGCGCTACATCGAGTTCATCGGCAAGGAGATCCAGACCGCCTACCTGGAGTCCTACAGCGAATACGGCCAGAACATCTTCGACCGTTATGTGCTGTACGCAGACTTCTGGATTCAGGACCAGGAATACCGCGACCCGGAAACCGGCGAAATCCTCAACCGGATCGCCCTCAACGAAGAACTGGAGAAAATCGAGAAACCGGCCGGCATCAGCAATCCGAAGGACTTCCGCAACGAAATCGTCAACTTCGTGCTGCGTGCCCGCGCCAACAACAACGGCAAGAACCCAAGCTGGCTGAGCTACGAGAAGCTGCGGGTGGTGATCGAGAAGAAAATGTTCTCCAACACCGAAGACCTGCTGCCAGTCATCAGTTTCAACGCCAAGGCAAGCAAGGAAGACCAACAGAAACACAACGACTTCGTCACGCGGATGGTGGAACGTGGCTACACCGACAAACAGGTGCGCCTGCTGTCGGAATGGTACCTGCGGGTCAGGAAATCGCAATAA